In Ananas comosus cultivar F153 linkage group 10, ASM154086v1, whole genome shotgun sequence, the sequence GTGACCAAGACAGAAGATATTTGTACTTGGTTATGTAGGTGCAGCAGATCTTCGGGATTCAGTGACGTAAACGTTAGTGGCTTGAATTTTATCTGCATGAAAGCATTTATTATTGGGTGGAAAGAAACGGCTTATGGCGTAGAAATGGTGATTTTATTGAGGTAGCATCGAGACATCCCTACCATTATAGGGCCAATTATCTGACTAGAAAGACAGTCTGTTCGATTGGCCAATGAACTGGTCTGTAGAGAGTTTAGGCTTCTGGAAAGATCGAGAAGAGAGGTCGATCAGTTTGGCATTACCATCAACCGGCTCAAAGCATTTCATTTCCTAACTAAGATGTTTTAATTTGGTGTGGagtcattttttaaataagCATTGGGGAGACtgatttttttgtcaaaatgtCTTTCCTGGTATGGCCTGCCGAAAATGGTAAACTAAAATAGGACGACATTAACTAGAGGAGCAAAAGATGGAGTTTTAGGACATTGTTGTGGCGGTTGTGAAGATAGGTTGGCACATGGTAGAAAGTGGAGATTGGACGTGCAATGTTGAAGGAGGTAACGCCTTTTGTTCAGGGAAAATACAGCTGAAGAACTGAAACGAATGACATAAAAGTGAAGTATCAAAAGTTTCGTTCTGAACAAATGTGAGAAGTTGTTGATTACAACGATATTGGTGGATATTTGAAATGTTGTGTCATGTCTATAAACTCGGAAGTTGTTAGCGGCACAGGTGTATAATATTATAAGCTTACTATAGTCTTTTTTGATCCAATTTGACTTTCTAGAAAACCATcttaagattttattttacatttgtCAGTTGCGTGACATCCATGTAATTCTTCATATGAAGGAGCCAATATTTAGTTGTTGGAGAACCAGAAAGGAAGATAATTATGCTGATCAAAGTGTTTACCGTTGAACAAATAAACTTCacgatgaaaaaaaaagaaaaaaagaaaaaaaggaaatacaaGACTGGGAATCTGACCATTAGTAGTAATCAAGCCTCTTCATGGGCCATTGACCTTGCACTGACGATTTATTTGTCTACATGGTGCCCTTTATCTAAAGTTAACTTCTAGATTTTACTAgttctttttaaatttgatttccttGGTAGTGGACTTCAAATCATGATTCAATTGACCTCTTTTATCTTGTGGGTATGTAGCTGATTATGTCAGTATTGAGACAAAATTTTGGCAACTTACTAGGTTTGCTGCGGATGTTTTCCATGACCTTCATGAGCAAATGACAGCAACAGCTGCAAGGGGGCGCAAAGTGTTGCGTCGAGTGCAGAACATCGAAGCAGCACTTCCAACTCTCGAGAAGGCCATTCAGGGACAGAAGAGCCATATTCATTTTGCATATGTTGCAGGTATCTTTTTTCgataggatttttatttataaatgctGCCGAAGTATGTAGCAACCAAGGTTAAAAGTAGGGTCAAGCATTTCTTATGGATTTCCAGTTAGTCAACTTcctttattaaatttgaaatttcgtgGCTGGATATGATCTTTTGAACTATCGATTCTCAAAGCGTAGATAAGAAAAAGAAGTGGAGATGTAATTTACATTTGGTATGCTACAACATGCAGTGAAGTATGTAGTATGAGAATAAGTGCGAAAGTTTCTTTCAAGATGACATAATGAAATTTGCTAATTGGAGATGGATTAATTTTGAGTATCAAGCCTTAAAAAAGGTTGCCTTTGTTTTGTTGGTTCTACTAATGTCCTCCCTTTTTTTTGGTACAAATCTGTGAGGATACCTGTTATCACTGTCATCTTATTTATCCCATATAATTCATATGATGTACCGAAGAAGACAGTATATGTTATCACTATCATCTTATTTGTTCCATACTTCCATGTTATAATTCATATGATGTACTGAAGAAGACAATGCCTGGCCTAATCGCTTTCTCCTGTATGTTGAGATTGTTTGGCTTCTTGATGTAATATTTTAAACCAGGTTCTGATTGGCACGCCCATATTCGGAACGAGCAAAGCCACCTATTATCCACTGAACTGCCACGCTTTATGATGGATTCATATGAAGAATGTCGTGATCCACCACGTCTCTACTTGCTTGATAAGTAAGATTTGGATAGTTGTAAGTTCGCTGTTCACTGGCTTTTTCCCTGGGTCTTATTACTTTGGTTCTGCCTGTCAGATTTGATAGTGCTGGTGGTGGAGCTTGTCAGAAGAGATATTCAGATCCATCCTACTTTAGAAGGGCGTGGAGTATGTCAAAAATGGGAAAAGCTGAAAGCTtccaaaaagagaagaaaattcaTAAAACTAAGGTACATGTTGCATTTGTTCTCTTCAATTTCTAAGTTATGTAAAACATTCCAAAATTTCTACGTTCATTGGCAAAACCCTGAAAATTTTTGTGTAATATATAAATTGTACAGAGGAAGGTCTCACGGCTTAGGAGTGGTGAACTACTTCAACATGTTCTGGGTGCTTCTGGATACAATAGCAGGTATTGCCCCTATAACCTACTGATTCTATTAAAATCAATCAAATCTCTTAACTAGACCATGTGCTATTTTAGGCTTTAATTATATaaagatttatatatttattcaaGCAAATTTGCTAGCAGACCGCGCTTTACATCTCCAAGCACCGATGGGCAATTCTTTTCAGAACACAGGACTAATGGAACTCATTTTGCATCTTCAAGCACAGATGGACAAAGCTTTACAGAGAATAGATCTACACCTGATATGAGATACAATCTGGAAGTTGCTAGTAGGTCTACTTCTTTTAGTTCAAAACCAAGGTTGAGTTTTGTTGAGCAAGTAGTAGATACTGAGATTGATTATGATATTCTATCGGATGCTAAGCTTCATGACAAACATAGTGATGCCTCTCCTTCAGTTCTTCATGATGAACTGAATGGAGATGGCTCGAATGATGATTGTTACCAAAATGGTTCTGGGATAGGGCAAGATGTTGCTACATCATCTTATGTTACATGGGAGgaaaaaactgaaataattAAGCCTTCAAGTTCCTTATCTTGTGATGATGTAATTATCGCTGAGGTTGAAAATTTGGAGACCGCACATATGAACTTTGAACAGCCCGACATTGACCATTCTGACAAAGGAATCCAAGACATTGACCATTCCGACAAAGGAATCTTGGATCAACAAGGGGTATTACCTGAAATTGCTAAAGCGCCAGTATCATCATCTGCTCCTACCCACTTCGAAGAAATTACAAGTGAGACAGACAACTATATGGATGCGCTTAACACATTGGAATCTGAaacagaagcagaagctgaaTGCCAAACGAAACGAGAGGTTAATTTACTATCTAATCCCAGTTCTGAAGGAATTCAAGTCGGGACTGAAAAGATGCAAGTCCAGGATTTGCAGCCTCCTGATATATCTGGTAGTGAAGCTATTAATACATCTCATAGTATGTTGAACGAGCATGACTCCGGAAATTCATCAAAAACGGTCCCTTCAGATAGTTTAGAACAGTTGTTGCCCCCTCATAATATTCTAAATGAAATTTCTGGAAGTAACGATCATGATGGTGCCACAATGACTACTGATGAATGCGTTGGTGATAATCTGTCTTCTGTAACTGGTGTTTGTAGTATAGTTGAATCTCAAACTATTCCTACTGTTAATATTTCTGGTTTATCTTCGACCAAACTTTGGACTAATGCTGGCCTTTTTGGACTTGAACCTTCAAAACCTCCAGACTTTGGTGCTCTGAATGTTGTACAGGATAACCCCATACCTGAATCTTCAGATTCTGCACATGACCTTTCAAGTGATAGGGTAAAGCTTAAATTAGAGGCGGTAGACATACCCAATGGAAATATGTCAACGGAATCCAACTTTGTAGGGAGAATGGATGAGAATAAACCTGGAAAGCAGAATTTGGCAAGTGAGATTGATGAGCCTATTGGTGAACCAGCAAATAGCATTCATGCTTATTCTAGTGGAACTGATCTGGTAAGAAAGAAAGATGTTTCTCCGATAGCTGATTTGCCAGTGGCTTGCAATATAACTCCAGAACACAATGATTCAGGCGGGGGAACAAAGAACATTTCATCCAGCTTTTCTGACCTTGCACAAAGATTTCTTGCTAATACTCTTCAAAGAAGAGCTTCTCTTACCTATGCCTCTGTGCCATCTGGAACAGTGAATTCCGATGTTGGAAACCACAAGGTAGAGTCAAATGGAGTCATATCTCAAGGTTCTTTCCACCAAACTAAGGAAAAAGTTTCACATAAGATATCGAAAATGTCAATTTCTCCTCGCTCTCATTATTCTGGGCAATCATCTCCACCTCTCGAGCATATGAAATTCTCTTTTCTTCCCATGAATGGTTCGGAAACCTCAAAACTGAAATTGGAGTTTCCTAATGGAAATCTTCATGAAAGTGCTGATGATTTGATGTTTCCGACGTTTCAGTTGCTACCAAGATCTGATTTTCGTTCAGCGGAAAATGGTTGTGAATCGGATGATGACACCTTTTGTAGATCTTGCCCATATTCTTCAGAGGATATTGTGAGCCCTCGTTCGTATTCGAGCTCTGAACTGTGGGAGCAAGAAGAGAATTCCGAATTTGAAGACCATAATAAAAATGAGGCAAATAATGGGGCTTTACCCTTTGATTCTTCTTCAGCAATGGATCTTCCAGGTATTGACTCTGTTATGCCCTTAAACAACCAACAGAATGGAAACCATGATCCCATGTATAATTCGGTAAGTATGGCAACGCAAAACCAAGATGAGATGCCACCACCGCCCCCTCTCCCTCCAGTGCAATGGAGGTTGATGAAACCATCAGTTGATTCAGGAGAAGACAAGAATGCTAAAACTGAGGAAAGGTTTATCCAGTCAGATTTTCCTCAATCTCCAAGTCTTACTTCTGCACAGCAGGAAGGGCGACTTGCACCAATAGCACCTTTTTTTCCCGAGCCCTTGCCGCCACAGCAATTGAAGAATATGGTATAGTACAAATTTGTCAAGTTTGTTCTAAAGAAATCAATTATGAAGTAGATTAGAGTTGTTTTTGTCTAATACATGGTAATTCtttttttcggtttttttttttttttgtggtagcATGATGTGGAGAAGCTAAATGGGCACTTAGAAAGAAATCATGCTGCAGGTAGCAAGGAAGTGAAAGTAAGGGAGGAGCTGCTTCACCAAATAAGGAATAAGGTGGGCATTACTCCTCCAGTATGATTTGTTAGCTTTTCTGATATCTTCGCATAACATTTCCTAGAAGAATGTCATTCTTTGGACTGAGAATATGCAGATTGCCTATAGTATGCACACTGAGAAGCATCACCTGCATAATGGACAGCTTAGAGCTTCTGACTGTCATTGTTAAGGGGAGGGGGAAGAAAAGCAATTGACCATTTCATCTGTTCTCAGAATATTTAACTCTTTACACTGTGTAGTCGCTATTATCATCACCAGGGTGATGATTGTGTAGGCGGTCATGGAATAACTTAGTCCTCAATGGGTTTCTCGCTTTTATGTTGTAACCATGATTTCAAACTGTGGATCATGTTAGTTCATGATTATctctacttttattttattctgttGAATGTTCTGGGACAATTGAATTTGAAGGTTTTGGTAATATGTTATTCGgaacctgattttttttttttattgtcataTTGCAGGACCAATATCTGCAACATGATCAGCAAAGGCTGAATGGGCACGAAATGCCAAGAAGTTATAGCTTCAATACCAAGAATTTTGATGAAAGGGATGAGTTGCTTCATCAGATCAGGAATAAGGTATCTAAAGTAACTTACAGAATATCAGAGCCTTTTTTTGCGTAAAACTCTTGTTAGTCAGATCTCCTTTGTTTACTCGAGTGCATTTCGTAATTTGTTCACAAGGTGGATAAGAGGATGTATGCAAGAACATAAAATATACAGCCTctatgtcaaatttttttttttctttttcagaatATATGACTCTGAGATTCAAAGAAATTGTTGTTGGCAAGTCAAAGCTTGTTACTTAAACATAAAATGCTTATGTGCTATTCTGCAGGCATTTAACCTGAGGCGCACCACCACATCAAAACCGAGTATCACATCAGAGACTGCACCCAATGCCAGTGTTTCTGCCATCTTGGAGAAAGCAAATGCTATCCGCCAGGTTTCTTTTgtctttattatttgttatttgtttttttttctattttcctaTGATCTCCGAAGTTTGCATTATTTATAATCGGTTTAATTCTTAGCAGGCATTTGTGGGTAGCGACGAGGGAGGTGATGATGATAACTGGAGTGATATGTGACCCCTCGACCGAACTGGCCAAAAGACTGTGAATAGCATGCTGTTCCCTTTAATGTAATTATATTTTGCAggtctcttctctcttcctagtatattttcttatttaattgcTTGTAAGATTCATATTATTGTAAAAACGTTGGTTCGTCTATTCCTGTTGTAAATCTGTTTCAGTTATTTATTAGTGAGAAAAGCTGATAAAGTAGGCATGCTAAGTTGCCCTTCTGCTGTATTACAAAAGTTGGATTATCTCTTTGAATGCTAATCACTGTTGATAAGGTAGCTAGTTTTTCATTTGAGttcttcaaaaagaaaaatgaactgATGCTCTTAGGTTGGGGATAGCAATATGGCAGCGTCTGATGCCTGTTTTGCTTCGTAATGTTTCAATTTCGAGTAATCTGCATCGACAAATGGATATTGTTATATTGTGGAATAAAAAGACCATGCAAAGTGTACTAGTCCCAAATAAGTTGCTACTTTTCGCTTCTTGTTTTTGCGTATGCATTTGTGTTTGCGTTGTCCTACAGATAGTTGGATGGGACTACAGCATTAACTGCCTATTTTCAGCCTTCTTAAAGAaccattttgtttattttcggTGTACATATTTCAGATTCATCGCGCTGCGTATTCACCGCAGAGTTGCTCTGTGCGCAGGTATTTTTTGTATTCAGGCCTGAAGAGAGTTTGAACTCGATTGATACAGCCTTTGAAATATTCTATCTTCTCTATCTCGAGAGTTGTGGGA encodes:
- the LOC109715940 gene encoding SCAR-like protein 2 isoform X2, whose protein sequence is MPLVRFEVRNEYGLGDRELYRGAAKREEPKALLDGVAVAGLVGILRQLGDLAEFAADVFHDLHEQMTATAARGRKVLRRVQNIEAALPTLEKAIQGQKSHIHFAYVAGSDWHAHIRNEQSHLLSTELPRFMMDSYEECRDPPRLYLLDKFDSAGGGACQKRYSDPSYFRRAWSMSKMGKAESFQKEKKIHKTKRKVSRLRSGELLQHVLGASGYNSRPRFTSPSTDGQFFSEHRTNGTHFASSSTDGQSFTENRSTPDMRYNLEVASRSTSFSSKPRLSFVEQVVDTEIDYDILSDAKLHDKHSDASPSVLHDELNGDGSNDDCYQNGSGIGQDVATSSYVTWEEKTEIIKPSSSLSCDDVIIAEVENLETAHMNFEQPDIDHSDKGIQDIDHSDKGILDQQGVLPEIAKAPVSSSAPTHFEEITSETDNYMDALNTLESETEAEAECQTKREVNLLSNPSSEGIQVGTEKMQVQDLQPPDISGSEAINTSHSMLNEHDSGNSSKTVPSDSLEQLLPPHNILNEISGSNDHDGATMTTDECVGDNLSSVTGVCSIVESQTIPTVNISGLSSTKLWTNAGLFGLEPSKPPDFGALNVVQDNPIPESSDSAHDLSSDRVKLKLEAVDIPNGNMSTESNFVGRMDENKPGKQNLASEIDEPIGEPANSIHAYSSGTDLVRKKDVSPIADLPVACNITPEHNDSGGGTKNISSSFSDLAQRFLANTLQRRASLTYASVPSGTVNSDVGNHKVESNGVISQGSFHQTKEKVSHKISKMSISPRSHYSGQSSPPLEHMKFSFLPMNGSETSKLKLEFPNGNLHESADDLMFPTFQLLPRSDFRSAENGCESDDDTFCRSCPYSSEDIVSPRSYSSSELWEQEENSEFEDHNKNEANNGALPFDSSSAMDLPGIDSVMPLNNQQNGNHDPMYNSVSMATQNQDEMPPPPPLPPVQWRLMKPSVDSGEDKNAKTEERFIQSDFPQSPSLTSAQQEGRLAPIAPFFPEPLPPQQLKNMHDVEKLNGHLERNHAAGSKEVKVREELLHQIRNKDQYLQHDQQRLNGHEMPRSYSFNTKNFDERDELLHQIRNKAFNLRRTTTSKPSITSETAPNASVSAILEKANAIRQAFVGSDEGGDDDNWSDM
- the LOC109715940 gene encoding SCAR-like protein 2 isoform X1 — protein: MPLVRFEVRNEYGLGDRELYRGAAKREEPKALLDGVAVAGLVGILRQLGDLAEFAADVFHDLHEQMTATAARGRKVLRRVQNIEAALPTLEKAIQGQKSHIHFAYVAGSDWHAHIRNEQSHLLSTELPRFMMDSYEECRDPPRLYLLDKFDSAGGGACQKRYSDPSYFRRAWSMSKMGKAESFQKEKKIHKTKRKVSRLRSGELLQHVLGASGYNSRPRFTSPSTDGQFFSEHRTNGTHFASSSTDGQSFTENRSTPDMRYNLEVASRSTSFSSKPRLSFVEQVVDTEIDYDILSDAKLHDKHSDASPSVLHDELNGDGSNDDCYQNGSGIGQDVATSSYVTWEEKTEIIKPSSSLSCDDVIIAEVENLETAHMNFEQPDIDHSDKGIQDIDHSDKGILDQQGVLPEIAKAPVSSSAPTHFEEITSETDNYMDALNTLESETEAEAECQTKREVNLLSNPSSEGIQVGTEKMQVQDLQPPDISGSEAINTSHSMLNEHDSGNSSKTVPSDSLEQLLPPHNILNEISGSNDHDGATMTTDECVGDNLSSVTGVCSIVESQTIPTVNISGLSSTKLWTNAGLFGLEPSKPPDFGALNVVQDNPIPESSDSAHDLSSDRVKLKLEAVDIPNGNMSTESNFVGRMDENKPGKQNLASEIDEPIGEPANSIHAYSSGTDLVRKKDVSPIADLPVACNITPEHNDSGGGTKNISSSFSDLAQRFLANTLQRRASLTYASVPSGTVNSDVGNHKVESNGVISQGSFHQTKEKVSHKISKMSISPRSHYSGQSSPPLEHMKFSFLPMNGSETSKLKLEFPNGNLHESADDLMFPTFQLLPRSDFRSAENGCESDDDTFCRSCPYSSEDIVSPRSYSSSELWEQEENSEFEDHNKNEANNGALPFDSSSAMDLPGIDSVMPLNNQQNGNHDPMYNSVSMATQNQDEMPPPPPLPPVQWRLMKPSVDSGEDKNAKTEERFIQSDFPQSPSLTSAQQEGRLAPIAPFFPEPLPPQQLKNMHDVEKLNGHLERNHAAGSKEVKVREELLHQIRNKDQYLQHDQQRLNGHEMPRSYSFNTKNFDERDELLHQIRNKAFNLRRTTTSKPSITSETAPNASVSAILEKANAIRQQAFVGSDEGGDDDNWSDM